In one Bryobacteraceae bacterium genomic region, the following are encoded:
- a CDS encoding response regulator transcription factor, producing MSKPRILLADDHQIVIQGLRALLEPEFELAGSAADGRQLVEMARSLRPDVIVADISMPLLNGIDACRQLREEESNAKVIFLTMHPDPSYATRALDAGALGYVLKHSAAEELVAAIHAALRGERYVTPQLRTPAMDEFLDETRRHAKETIELTARQREVLQLLAEGKSAKEIGALLDISPRTVETHKYKMMDDLGLKTSAQLVRYAIERGLVSGI from the coding sequence ATGAGCAAGCCGCGCATCCTGCTGGCCGACGACCACCAGATTGTGATCCAGGGACTGCGTGCGCTGCTCGAGCCGGAGTTCGAACTGGCCGGGTCCGCGGCGGACGGGCGGCAGTTGGTGGAGATGGCGCGGTCACTCCGGCCGGATGTGATCGTGGCCGATATCTCGATGCCGCTGCTCAACGGCATTGATGCCTGCCGCCAACTCCGCGAGGAGGAGTCGAATGCGAAGGTCATCTTTCTCACCATGCATCCGGACCCCAGCTACGCAACGCGCGCGCTGGATGCGGGCGCGCTCGGTTATGTCCTGAAGCACTCCGCCGCCGAGGAACTCGTGGCCGCGATTCACGCCGCGCTGCGGGGCGAACGTTACGTGACACCGCAGTTGCGCACTCCGGCGATGGACGAGTTTCTGGACGAAACCCGGCGCCATGCGAAGGAGACAATCGAGTTGACCGCCCGCCAGCGCGAGGTGCTGCAGTTGCTTGCCGAGGGAAAATCGGCAAAGGAGATCGGCGCGCTGCTCGATATCTCGCCGCGGACGGTCGAGACGCACAAGTACAAGATGATGGATGATCTTGGGCTCAAGACGAGCGCACAACTGGTGCGGTATGCGATCGAGCGCGGGCTCGTCTCCGGCATCTGA
- a CDS encoding diguanylate cyclase, producing MKLSPKTWVYVGLTAVLGAELTVMAVADWSWHEPLRFLFYFLFAIATSKMKVRLPGVIGTLSVNFVFVLLAIVDLPLPQATIVSLGGSIAQVCLNAAKRVQLAQLLFNPSCLAFCVAVSYHVFHSEALAGLGAGQPMLLFLTTLTYYFTNTAMIAAVIAFSEGKRVVKVWYENFFWTGPQFLFGATLTQVVLVVNERLGWQYSFLLLPGLYLVYSSYNLYLGRLEAEKKHVTDVAALHLRTIEALALAIEAKDDTTHAHLRRVKVYAIAIARELGLEEDQIRALEAAALLHDIGKLAVPEYIINKPGKLTKEEFERMKVHPVVGAEILECVQFPYPVVPIVRAHHEKWDGSGYPDGLSAEEIPIGARILSTVDCLDALASDRQYRRALPLDKALEVVVSESGKAFDPRIVEILARRCQELEAEARSTAQMEPAKLSVNVRVERGEAPAAGLAQGEEAPASIATGRPRDFIASIAAARQEFQMLHETVGDLGSSLSLEETLSLLAARTRNLVPYDSIAIYCLNDRVLEPEYASGEDAALFSSLAIPVGEGISGWVVQNHKAMPNGNPSVECGYLNDPRKFSTLRSALSVPLETPNGIVGALTLYRREADAFTSDDLRLLQTVSTKASMTIENALRHSRVKRDASIDQLTGLDNAHSLMLHLDKEVARARANGRTVAILVLDLDGFKLVNDRYGHLTGNRILEGVAAALRAHCRPGDLVARMGGDEFVIVAPGLPPRGVEEKRRILQAAVEAVGTEVCGPTSTVSLSLGAAHFPDDGDDVEAVLSAADQRMYKIKAEHHREHPALASSRESHTLTIQ from the coding sequence ATGAAGCTGAGCCCCAAAACCTGGGTGTACGTCGGTTTGACGGCCGTACTGGGCGCCGAACTGACGGTCATGGCCGTCGCCGACTGGAGTTGGCATGAGCCCCTGCGTTTTCTGTTCTACTTCCTGTTCGCGATCGCCACCTCGAAGATGAAGGTGCGTTTGCCCGGTGTCATCGGGACGCTTTCGGTGAACTTCGTGTTCGTGCTTCTGGCGATCGTGGACCTGCCTCTGCCGCAAGCGACGATCGTTTCGCTGGGCGGGTCGATCGCGCAGGTGTGCCTGAACGCGGCCAAGCGGGTGCAACTGGCCCAGTTGCTGTTCAATCCGTCATGCCTGGCCTTCTGCGTCGCCGTCAGCTACCATGTCTTCCACTCGGAAGCGCTCGCCGGGCTCGGCGCCGGACAGCCGATGCTGCTGTTCCTCACCACGCTGACGTACTACTTCACCAACACCGCCATGATCGCCGCGGTGATCGCGTTCTCCGAGGGCAAACGCGTGGTGAAGGTCTGGTACGAGAACTTCTTCTGGACCGGACCGCAATTCCTGTTCGGCGCCACGCTCACGCAGGTGGTGCTGGTGGTGAACGAGCGCCTGGGATGGCAGTATTCGTTCCTGCTGCTGCCCGGTTTGTACCTGGTCTACTCGTCGTACAACCTGTACCTGGGGCGGCTCGAGGCGGAGAAGAAGCATGTCACCGACGTCGCCGCGCTGCACCTGCGGACCATCGAAGCGCTTGCGCTAGCGATCGAAGCCAAAGACGACACCACCCACGCCCACCTCCGCCGCGTGAAGGTCTACGCGATTGCCATCGCCCGCGAACTGGGCCTCGAAGAGGACCAGATTCGCGCCCTCGAAGCGGCGGCGCTGCTCCATGACATCGGCAAGCTTGCAGTGCCCGAGTACATCATCAACAAACCCGGCAAGCTGACCAAGGAAGAGTTCGAGCGAATGAAGGTGCACCCGGTGGTAGGCGCCGAGATTCTCGAGTGCGTGCAGTTCCCGTACCCGGTGGTTCCCATCGTCCGAGCCCACCACGAGAAGTGGGACGGCTCGGGCTATCCGGATGGGCTGTCGGCGGAGGAGATTCCAATCGGGGCGCGGATTTTATCTACGGTGGATTGCCTGGACGCCCTCGCGTCGGACCGCCAGTACCGCCGGGCGCTTCCCCTCGACAAGGCACTCGAGGTCGTGGTGAGCGAATCGGGCAAGGCCTTCGATCCTAGAATCGTTGAGATCCTCGCCCGACGCTGCCAAGAGCTCGAGGCCGAGGCGCGCTCCACGGCGCAGATGGAGCCGGCGAAGCTCTCCGTGAACGTTCGCGTGGAACGGGGCGAGGCCCCGGCCGCCGGCCTCGCGCAGGGCGAAGAGGCGCCGGCTTCGATCGCCACCGGACGCCCGCGCGACTTCATCGCCTCCATCGCCGCCGCCCGCCAGGAGTTTCAAATGCTGCACGAGACCGTCGGCGATCTCGGCAGTTCGCTCTCTCTCGAAGAGACGCTCTCGCTGCTGGCGGCCCGGACGCGCAATCTCGTCCCCTACGATTCAATCGCCATCTATTGCCTTAATGACCGTGTGCTCGAGCCCGAATACGCCTCCGGAGAGGATGCCGCGCTATTTTCGTCGCTCGCCATCCCGGTGGGAGAGGGCATCTCGGGCTGGGTCGTCCAGAATCACAAGGCCATGCCGAACGGCAATCCGTCGGTGGAGTGTGGCTACCTGAACGATCCGCGCAAGTTCAGCACGCTCCGTTCGGCGCTCTCGGTGCCGCTCGAAACACCCAACGGAATCGTCGGCGCTCTTACGCTCTACCGGCGCGAGGCCGACGCGTTCACATCGGACGATCTGCGCCTCTTGCAGACCGTCAGCACCAAGGCCAGCATGACGATCGAGAACGCGCTGCGCCACTCCCGTGTGAAGCGCGACGCGAGCATCGATCAACTCACCGGCCTCGACAACGCGCATTCGCTGATGCTCCACCTCGATAAAGAGGTCGCGCGAGCTCGCGCCAACGGGAGGACGGTCGCCATCCTCGTCCTCGATCTCGACGGCTTCAAGCTCGTCAATGACCGGTATGGCCACCTCACCGGGAACCGCATCCTTGAGGGGGTCGCCGCCGCACTTCGGGCTCACTGCCGTCCGGGCGATCTGGTGGCGCGCATGGGCGGCGACGAGTTCGTGATCGTCGCTCCAGGGCTTCCTCCCCGCGGCGTCGAAGAAAAGCGCCGTATTCTCCAGGCGGCCGTCGAAGCCGTGGGTACGGAGGTTTGCGGACCAACCTCCACGGTGTCGCTCAGCCTCGGCGCCGCTCACTTCCCCGACGATGGCGACGACGTCGAAGCCGTTCTCTCAGCCGCCGACCAGCGTATGTACAAGATCAAGGCCGAACATCACCGCGAGCACCCCGCCCTGGCCTCCAGCCGGGAGTCCCATACGCTGACGATTCAGTAG
- a CDS encoding DUF1080 domain-containing protein: MKRALAAAAAAFAVTAMIPAPAEPVAQWRDLFNGRNLKGWVNVNTEPDTWSVKNGLLVCKGQPIGVMRSDRQYENFILHIEWMHMEPGGNSGVFVWSDAKPGEKNRLPNGVEVQMLELDWPKLHVRDGVEPPIAYVHGELFGVGGVKTTPDNPRGERSKSIENRCKPRGQWNVYDVVAVDGTIKLSVNGKFVNGIARSTQKKGYLCLESEGAEIHFRNIRILELPPGVTSAGQSAPEIQ, translated from the coding sequence ATGAAACGAGCATTGGCCGCGGCCGCTGCGGCCTTCGCCGTAACGGCGATGATACCGGCGCCGGCGGAACCCGTGGCGCAATGGCGGGACCTGTTCAACGGCAGGAACCTCAAGGGCTGGGTGAACGTGAATACCGAGCCCGATACCTGGAGCGTGAAGAACGGCCTGCTCGTCTGCAAGGGCCAGCCGATCGGCGTGATGCGCAGTGACCGGCAATACGAGAATTTCATCCTGCACATCGAGTGGATGCACATGGAGCCGGGCGGCAATTCCGGCGTTTTCGTGTGGAGCGACGCCAAGCCGGGCGAGAAGAACCGTCTCCCCAACGGCGTGGAGGTGCAGATGCTCGAGCTCGATTGGCCCAAGCTGCACGTGCGTGACGGAGTGGAGCCTCCGATCGCATACGTCCACGGCGAGCTGTTCGGCGTGGGCGGCGTGAAGACAACGCCCGACAACCCGCGAGGCGAACGCAGCAAGTCGATCGAGAACCGCTGCAAGCCGCGAGGCCAATGGAACGTCTACGACGTCGTCGCCGTCGACGGGACGATCAAGCTCAGCGTGAACGGAAAATTCGTGAACGGAATCGCCAGATCCACGCAAAAAAAGGGCTATTTGTGCCTGGAGTCCGAGGGCGCGGAGATTCACTTCCGCAACATCCGGATTCTCGAACTGCCGCCGGGCGTGACCTCCGCCGGGCAATCCGCGCCGGAGATCCAGTAA
- a CDS encoding sulfatase — protein MRESFRTRREILSLSLAALPSAGVPAILRGAAARRPNILFAISDDQSYPHTGANGDRCVKTPVFDRVAHDGVLFRQAYSLSPGCAPSRAGLLTGRFPWQLGEAGTHASLFPLGLTVYPDLLAKAGYTVGLTGKGAGPCNFKDAGWKHNPAGPAFDRHKSPHRELQVNANDYAANFASFLETRPKDSPFCFWFGCTEPHRGYAKGSGRKAGKRLADAVLPPFLPDNAEIRSDILDYYLEIEHFDTHLGRMLAMLEKAGELDNTIVVATSDNGMAFPGSKAAMYDFGIHLPLSIMWKDRARSGRTSDDLVSFADFAPTFLEAAGVRRPANMVGRSLVPLLESGKSGLIDPARKRLFSGRERHSHSRYDNLGYPARAMREGKYLFIWNMKPDRWPAGDPAQYADIDSGPSKTWMMANAVEHKTLFEHGFGLRPEEELFDIEADPGCLRNLAAEHSHAARRAAMRRTLEGSLRAQGDPRVTGHGDIWESYPRFSAMRPELGGFAAQGKYNPKYQSVRRAQ, from the coding sequence ATGCGCGAATCTTTCCGGACCCGCCGAGAGATCCTGTCTCTCTCCCTGGCGGCCCTCCCCTCGGCGGGAGTTCCAGCGATTCTCCGGGGCGCGGCCGCGCGCCGCCCGAACATCCTTTTCGCTATCTCCGACGACCAGTCGTACCCCCATACGGGAGCAAACGGCGACCGTTGCGTGAAGACGCCGGTCTTCGACCGCGTTGCTCACGACGGCGTGCTCTTCCGCCAGGCCTACAGTCTTTCCCCAGGGTGCGCCCCCTCACGCGCGGGGCTCCTCACCGGGCGTTTCCCCTGGCAACTGGGCGAAGCCGGCACGCACGCCTCGCTGTTCCCTCTCGGTCTCACCGTCTACCCGGACCTCCTCGCCAAAGCCGGATACACGGTCGGCCTGACCGGCAAGGGCGCCGGTCCGTGCAACTTCAAGGATGCCGGCTGGAAGCACAACCCGGCCGGACCGGCGTTCGACCGGCACAAGTCGCCCCACCGCGAGTTGCAGGTGAACGCCAACGACTACGCCGCCAACTTCGCCAGCTTCCTCGAAACGCGGCCCAAGGACTCCCCGTTCTGCTTCTGGTTCGGATGCACGGAGCCGCATCGCGGCTATGCCAAGGGCTCCGGCCGCAAGGCGGGCAAGCGGCTCGCCGACGCGGTATTGCCGCCCTTCCTTCCCGACAACGCCGAAATCCGCTCTGACATCCTCGACTACTATCTGGAGATCGAGCACTTCGACACCCATCTCGGGCGCATGCTCGCGATGCTCGAAAAGGCCGGCGAGCTCGACAACACGATCGTCGTCGCCACCTCCGACAACGGCATGGCGTTCCCCGGATCGAAAGCGGCGATGTACGACTTCGGAATCCACCTGCCGCTCTCGATCATGTGGAAAGATCGCGCCCGCAGCGGCCGGACGTCGGACGACCTGGTCAGCTTCGCCGATTTCGCGCCGACGTTCCTCGAAGCGGCCGGCGTCCGCAGGCCGGCGAACATGGTGGGGCGGAGCCTCGTGCCGCTGCTCGAATCCGGAAAGAGCGGTCTGATCGATCCGGCGCGGAAACGGCTGTTTTCGGGCCGCGAACGCCACTCGCACTCCCGCTACGACAACCTCGGCTATCCGGCCCGCGCCATGCGCGAAGGGAAGTACCTCTTCATCTGGAACATGAAGCCGGACCGGTGGCCGGCGGGCGACCCGGCGCAATACGCCGACATCGATAGTGGACCTTCGAAAACCTGGATGATGGCGAACGCCGTGGAGCACAAGACACTTTTCGAACACGGGTTCGGCCTGCGGCCGGAAGAGGAACTCTTCGATATCGAGGCAGATCCCGGCTGCCTGCGGAATCTCGCCGCCGAACACTCCCATGCCGCCAGGCGGGCGGCGATGCGCCGGACACTTGAAGGTTCGCTCCGGGCGCAGGGCGATCCGCGCGTCACCGGACACGGTGACATCTGGGAAAGCTATCCCCGCTTCTCGGCCATGAGGCCGGAACTCGGCGGTTTCGCCGCGCAAGGCAAGTACAATCCGAAATACCAATCGGTCAGGAGGGCGCAATGA
- a CDS encoding amidohydrolase family protein: MRGLIVVLAAAAAFGQPFDLVISGGRVIDPESSLDGVRNVGIRGGSIVAMTDRPLSGAAREIDARGLVVVPGFIDLHWHGRDPATGRWQVMDGVTSAFELEVGVADVDAWYAGRAGKSLVNYGASIGHPPVRMAVMKDPGDFLPSGPAAHRAAPESEIAEMARRLDEGLRKGAVAVGFGVAYTEAASHWEILEMFRVAARHGASCHVHIRGASSAGSTGDRELGLSEVIAAAEISGAPLHIVHINSSAQASTERMLQMIEDARRRGLDVTTEAYPYTAGATRIESAIFDSWMDRAPADYQRLQWMATGERLTRESFLRYRKQGGTVIIHANTEERVRMAILSPLTMIASDGFDLTPTSGHPRSSGTFTRVLGRYARGGGLELSEAIRKMTLMPARRLESRVPAMRRKGRIRIGADADITVFDAGQVMDVSTYEKPALMAEGVRHVLVGGAAVVRDGTVVEGTFPGRAVRAGE, translated from the coding sequence ATGCGCGGGCTGATCGTGGTGCTGGCGGCGGCGGCGGCCTTCGGTCAGCCGTTCGACTTGGTCATCTCGGGCGGACGGGTGATCGATCCCGAGTCCTCGCTCGACGGCGTCCGGAACGTCGGGATTCGCGGCGGATCAATTGTCGCCATGACGGACCGGCCGCTCAGCGGCGCGGCCCGGGAGATCGACGCGCGGGGACTGGTGGTCGTCCCCGGCTTCATCGACCTCCACTGGCACGGGCGCGACCCGGCGACCGGGCGCTGGCAGGTGATGGATGGCGTCACCAGCGCGTTCGAGCTCGAAGTCGGCGTGGCCGACGTCGACGCCTGGTATGCCGGGCGCGCCGGGAAGTCGCTGGTGAACTATGGCGCCTCGATCGGGCATCCGCCCGTGAGGATGGCGGTGATGAAGGACCCCGGCGACTTCCTGCCATCGGGCCCGGCCGCGCATCGGGCCGCCCCCGAAAGCGAGATCGCCGAGATGGCCCGCCGGCTCGACGAAGGGCTGCGGAAAGGCGCGGTGGCCGTGGGCTTCGGCGTGGCTTACACGGAGGCGGCTTCGCACTGGGAGATTCTCGAGATGTTTCGCGTGGCCGCGCGGCACGGCGCGTCGTGCCACGTGCACATACGCGGCGCTTCGAGCGCGGGCTCGACGGGCGATCGGGAACTCGGGCTCAGCGAGGTGATCGCCGCGGCGGAGATTTCGGGCGCGCCCCTTCACATCGTGCATATCAACTCGAGCGCGCAGGCGTCCACGGAGCGCATGCTTCAGATGATCGAAGACGCGCGCCGGCGCGGGCTCGACGTCACCACCGAGGCGTATCCGTATACGGCCGGGGCGACGCGAATCGAATCGGCGATTTTCGACTCCTGGATGGATCGCGCCCCGGCGGACTACCAGCGGCTCCAGTGGATGGCGACCGGCGAACGGCTGACGCGCGAGAGCTTCCTGCGGTATCGCAAACAGGGCGGCACTGTGATTATTCACGCCAACACGGAAGAGCGCGTGCGGATGGCGATCCTCAGTCCGCTGACAATGATCGCGAGCGACGGATTCGACCTGACGCCGACTTCCGGCCACCCGCGGTCCTCCGGGACTTTCACCCGCGTGCTGGGGCGCTATGCGCGGGGCGGCGGACTGGAGTTGTCCGAGGCGATCCGGAAGATGACGCTCATGCCGGCGCGCCGGCTCGAATCGCGTGTGCCGGCCATGCGGCGCAAGGGGCGTATCCGCATCGGGGCCGATGCCGATATCACGGTGTTCGACGCCGGGCAAGTGATGGACGTGTCCACTTACGAAAAGCCCGCCCTGATGGCGGAAGGCGTGCGTCATGTATTGGTGGGCGGAGCCGCAGTGGTGCGGGACGGAACGGTGGTGGAGGGTACATTTCCCGGCCGTGCCGTACGGGCGGGAGAATAA